A segment of the Niveibacterium umoris genome:
GTAGCCCTGCATGGTGCCGGTTTCGGGCTTGCGCACCTTGTCGCCCGGAATCAGGAACAGCGACACCATGCCCTTGTCGGTATCCAGCACCACATGCCAGCCAGCGCCCTCGGGGCCAGGGCAGAGCTTCATGTAGCGCACATGGCCGAGCGACTGGGTCAGCTCGCCGCCGAAGTGCGCCATTACCGTGCGGAACTGATCCGGATCGGCCAGACGTGCGGTGGTAAAGGATTCCGGCTCATGCATCACATGCTCGATCGCATAGCGCGGTGCATCGTAGCTGCCATGCCCCTGCCACACCGCAAGCCCCACGCCGAAGGTCAGCACGATCGAGGCAGCCATGGCCCAGGCGCGCCAGGGCATCGCCGGACGGCCCTGCACCGCAAGCAGGATGCGCTCGTCGAGGCCTTCGGGCACAGGCACTTCCAGCACCCGCAACACGCGCGCCTCCTGCGCGTCGATTCGCTGGCCAAAAGCATGGCAGGTGGCGCAAGTCGCTTCATGCGCGCGCGCAGCCTCCGCCAGTCGTTGCGGGTCAGCCAGCTTGGCGCGGCGAAACGCGAGGCAATTCATCTCGGTCTGCGCGTTCATGCTTTTCCTCTTTTCTGATC
Coding sequences within it:
- a CDS encoding DUF3379 family protein, with the translated sequence MNAQTEMNCLAFRRAKLADPQRLAEAARAHEATCATCHAFGQRIDAQEARVLRVLEVPVPEGLDERILLAVQGRPAMPWRAWAMAASIVLTFGVGLAVWQGHGSYDAPRYAIEHVMHEPESFTTARLADPDQFRTVMAHFGGELTQSLGHVRYMKLCPGPEGAGWHVVLDTDKGMVSLFLIPGDKVRKPETGTMQGYRALAEPAGKGYVAIVAENDAAVAAMAAAMRDNIKWKI